The Aureimonas mangrovi genome includes a region encoding these proteins:
- the preA gene encoding NAD-dependent dihydropyrimidine dehydrogenase subunit PreA → MADLATNFIGIRSPNPFWLASAPPTDKEYNVQRAFEAGWGGVVWKTLGQAGPPVVNVNGPRYGAIHGPDRRLLGLNNIELITDRDLEINLEEIARVKRNWPDRAVVVSLMVPCEEEEWRSILSRAAETGCDGVELNFGCPHGMSERGMGSAVGQVPEYIEMVARWCKQHASLPVIVKLTPNITDIRYPARAARAGGADAVSLINTVSSIVSVDLDSFAPTPTIDGKGSHGGYCGPAVKPIALNMVAEIARDGQTRGMPISGIGGITTWRDAAEFIALGCGNVQVCTAAMTYGFKVVREMTSGLSQWMDEKGYASIEDFRGRAVPNVTDWQYLNLSYVTKARIDQDKCIECGRCHIACEDTSHQAITSEVDGKRRFEVIDAECVGCNLCVNVCPVEDCITMERIEGVDPRTGQVIPDGYSNWTAHANNPMRREAMQFAPEPAE, encoded by the coding sequence ATGGCCGACCTTGCGACGAACTTCATCGGCATCCGCTCCCCCAACCCGTTCTGGCTCGCCTCGGCGCCTCCGACGGACAAGGAATACAACGTCCAGAGGGCCTTCGAGGCCGGCTGGGGCGGGGTCGTTTGGAAGACGCTCGGGCAGGCGGGACCGCCCGTCGTCAACGTCAACGGGCCACGCTACGGCGCGATCCACGGGCCGGATCGCCGCCTCCTCGGCCTCAACAACATCGAGCTGATCACCGACCGCGATCTTGAGATCAATCTGGAAGAGATCGCGCGGGTCAAGCGCAACTGGCCGGATCGCGCCGTCGTCGTCTCGCTGATGGTGCCCTGCGAGGAGGAGGAATGGCGCTCCATCCTGTCGCGCGCCGCCGAGACCGGCTGCGACGGCGTGGAACTCAATTTCGGCTGTCCGCACGGGATGAGCGAGCGGGGCATGGGCTCGGCCGTCGGGCAGGTGCCCGAATACATCGAGATGGTCGCGCGCTGGTGCAAGCAGCATGCGAGCCTGCCCGTCATCGTCAAGCTGACGCCCAACATCACCGACATCCGCTATCCGGCGCGCGCCGCGAGGGCCGGCGGGGCGGACGCGGTGTCCCTCATCAACACCGTCTCCTCGATCGTGTCGGTCGATCTCGACAGCTTCGCACCAACGCCCACCATCGACGGCAAGGGCTCGCACGGCGGCTATTGCGGGCCGGCAGTGAAGCCCATCGCGCTCAACATGGTGGCCGAGATCGCGCGCGACGGGCAGACGCGCGGCATGCCGATCTCGGGCATCGGCGGCATCACCACATGGCGGGACGCGGCCGAGTTCATAGCGCTCGGCTGCGGCAACGTGCAGGTCTGCACCGCCGCCATGACCTACGGCTTCAAGGTCGTGCGCGAGATGACCTCCGGCCTGTCGCAGTGGATGGACGAGAAGGGCTACGCCTCGATCGAGGACTTTCGCGGCCGCGCGGTGCCCAACGTCACCGACTGGCAGTATCTGAACCTGTCCTACGTCACCAAGGCGCGGATCGACCAGGACAAGTGCATCGAGTGCGGGCGCTGCCACATCGCCTGCGAGGACACCTCGCATCAGGCGATCACGTCCGAGGTCGACGGCAAGCGCCGCTTCGAGGTGATCGACGCCGAATGCGTCGGCTGCAATCTTTGCGTCAACGTCTGCCCGGTGGAAGACTGCATCACGATGGAGCGGATCGAGGGCGTCGACCCGCGCACCGGTCAGGTGATCCCGGACGGCTACAGCAACTGGACGGCCCATGCGAACAACCCGATGCGCCGCGAGGCGATGCAGTTCGCGCCCGAGCCCGCCGAGTGA
- a CDS encoding TetR family transcriptional regulator C-terminal domain-containing protein — MSLLGRDEDEAAARTPTRIQAANRELILEAALPVFSAHGFKGATLDEIARAASMSKPNLLYYFRRKQDIYAAVLERTLEAWLAPLEALDPAGDPVAELTRYIRAKMRLSARKPEASRLFANEILHGAPVVGGFLKTRLKTLVEEKAAVLSRWMENGKLARVDPVHLVFMIWAMTQHYADFEVQVRAILGPRADARDFAEEAAEAVIAIVLGGVRPR; from the coding sequence ATGTCGCTCTTGGGCAGGGACGAGGACGAGGCGGCGGCGCGCACGCCCACCCGCATCCAGGCGGCCAACCGCGAGCTGATCCTGGAAGCGGCGCTGCCGGTCTTCTCGGCCCATGGCTTCAAGGGCGCGACGCTGGACGAGATCGCGCGGGCCGCCAGCATGTCGAAGCCGAACCTTCTCTATTATTTCCGGCGCAAGCAGGACATCTACGCCGCCGTTCTGGAGCGCACGCTTGAGGCTTGGCTCGCGCCCCTGGAGGCGCTCGATCCCGCCGGCGATCCGGTGGCAGAACTCACCCGCTACATCCGCGCCAAGATGCGGCTTTCGGCACGGAAGCCGGAGGCCTCGCGCCTCTTCGCCAACGAGATCCTGCATGGCGCGCCCGTCGTCGGCGGCTTCCTGAAAACGCGCCTGAAGACGCTCGTCGAGGAGAAGGCCGCCGTCCTGTCGCGGTGGATGGAGAATGGCAAGCTCGCGCGTGTCGATCCGGTCCATCTCGTCTTCATGATCTGGGCGATGACCCAGCACTACGCCGACTTCGAGGTTCAGGTGCGCGCGATCCTCGGCCCCCGCGCCGACGCGCGCGACTTTGCCGAGGAAGCGGCGGAGGCTGTCATCGCGATCGTTCTCGGCGGTGTGCGCCCGCGCTGA
- a CDS encoding Zn-dependent hydrolase, with translation MSLASNLQTNGERLWDALMAMAKVGPGIAGGNNRQTLTDADGEGRRLLQSWAEGAGMTMSLDTMGNMFFRREGAEPDLPPVYMGSHLDTQPTGGKFDGVLGVLGALEVARTLNDLDIRTRHPIVVVNWTNEEGARFAPAMLASGVFAGLHEEGWAKDRVDAAGKRFGDELKRIGWEGEEPVGQDRPIHAMFELHIEQGPILEDEGIDVGVVTHGQGLYWLEITLTGRDTHTGSTPMGKRRNAGLGMARVTEHVHVVAMSHQPHAVGAIGHVEVFPNSRNVVPGKVVFTVDIRSPDQAVLDDMRQRIEAGVSEIAEDLGLEAAIEIVGHFDPVAFDEACVGTVRSAAERLGYSHRDIVSGAGHDACWINRIAPTAMIFCPCVEGLSHNEAEEITREWAKAGTDVLLNAVVETAGVVE, from the coding sequence ATGAGCCTTGCCTCCAATCTCCAGACGAATGGCGAGCGGCTCTGGGACGCGCTGATGGCGATGGCCAAGGTCGGCCCCGGCATCGCCGGCGGCAACAATCGGCAGACGCTGACGGACGCGGACGGCGAGGGTCGCCGGCTCCTCCAGAGCTGGGCGGAGGGCGCCGGCATGACGATGTCGCTCGACACGATGGGCAACATGTTCTTCCGCCGGGAGGGTGCCGAGCCGGATCTGCCGCCCGTCTACATGGGCTCCCATCTCGACACCCAGCCGACAGGCGGCAAGTTCGACGGGGTCCTCGGGGTCCTCGGCGCACTGGAAGTAGCGCGCACCCTGAACGATCTCGACATCCGCACGCGCCACCCGATCGTCGTCGTCAACTGGACCAACGAGGAGGGCGCGCGCTTCGCCCCGGCCATGCTCGCCTCGGGCGTCTTCGCGGGGCTGCACGAGGAGGGCTGGGCCAAGGACCGCGTGGACGCCGCCGGCAAGCGCTTCGGAGACGAGTTGAAGCGCATCGGCTGGGAAGGCGAGGAGCCTGTCGGCCAGGATCGCCCGATCCACGCGATGTTCGAGCTGCATATCGAGCAGGGGCCGATCCTGGAGGACGAGGGGATCGACGTCGGCGTCGTCACCCACGGGCAGGGGCTCTACTGGCTGGAAATCACGCTCACCGGCCGCGACACCCACACCGGCTCCACGCCGATGGGCAAGCGCCGCAACGCAGGGCTCGGCATGGCGCGCGTCACCGAGCACGTCCATGTCGTGGCGATGAGCCACCAGCCGCACGCCGTCGGCGCCATCGGCCATGTCGAAGTGTTCCCGAACTCGCGCAACGTGGTGCCGGGGAAAGTTGTCTTCACGGTGGACATCCGCTCGCCCGACCAGGCCGTCCTGGATGACATGCGCCAGCGCATCGAGGCGGGCGTCTCCGAGATCGCCGAAGACCTCGGCCTCGAGGCCGCGATCGAGATCGTCGGCCATTTCGACCCCGTCGCTTTCGACGAGGCCTGCGTCGGCACGGTGCGCTCGGCCGCCGAGAGGCTCGGCTACAGTCACCGCGACATCGTCTCGGGCGCGGGTCACGACGCCTGCTGGATCAACCGCATTGCGCCGACCGCCATGATCTTCTGCCCCTGCGTCGAGGGCCTTTCGCACAACGAGGCGGAGGAGATCACGCGCGAATGGGCAAAGGCCGGGACCGACGTTCTTCTCAACGCCGTCGTCGAGACGGCGGGCGTCGTGGAGTGA
- a CDS encoding LysE family translocator produces the protein MTFETAASFAAIAALLVMSPGPNGVLVARTVPGSGKVAGFANIAGFVTAFYVHCTLAVFGLSIILVQSANAFLAVKLAGALYLCWIGVKALREAMTSRRLAALDKAAPARPRNLRVAYVEGLLTNVFNPKVALFYLAAFPQFIGAETSPIAAGYALATLHASINIAWFTLVIVLVDRASTFARGERFTRLLKAVTGIAFLGFGWRLATYRP, from the coding sequence ATGACCTTCGAAACCGCGGCGAGTTTCGCCGCCATCGCCGCGCTTCTGGTGATGTCGCCGGGCCCGAACGGCGTTCTCGTCGCGCGCACCGTGCCGGGTTCGGGAAAGGTGGCGGGTTTTGCCAACATCGCCGGCTTCGTCACGGCCTTCTACGTGCATTGCACGCTCGCCGTCTTCGGCCTGTCGATCATCCTCGTCCAGTCGGCCAACGCCTTCCTCGCAGTCAAGCTCGCCGGGGCGCTGTATCTGTGCTGGATCGGCGTGAAGGCCCTGCGAGAGGCAATGACCTCCCGACGGCTCGCGGCGCTCGACAAGGCGGCGCCCGCGCGCCCGCGCAATCTGCGCGTCGCCTATGTCGAAGGGCTTTTGACGAACGTCTTCAACCCGAAGGTCGCGCTGTTCTATCTGGCCGCTTTTCCGCAGTTCATCGGCGCCGAGACGAGCCCCATCGCGGCCGGCTACGCGCTGGCGACGCTGCACGCGTCCATCAACATCGCCTGGTTCACGCTGGTCATCGTTCTCGTCGACCGAGCCTCGACCTTCGCACGCGGCGAGCGCTTCACGCGGCTATTGAAAGCCGTCACCGGCATCGCCTTCCTCGGCTTCGGCTGGCGGCTGGCCACCTACAGGCCTTGA
- the hydA gene encoding dihydropyrimidinase — MTIAIKGGTVVTADRTYRADVLIDGEIIAAVGDDLSGDETIDASGAYVMPGGIDPHTHMEMPFMGTHSAEDFDTGTAAALSGGTTMAVDFCLPAPGQGLIEALQEWHQKAGKARTDYSFHMAITWWGQQVFDEMPKVVAEGVNSFKHFMAYKGALMVNDDEMFASFSRCAEIGALPLVHAENGDVVATLQQKLMAAGNDGPEAHAFSRPPEVEGEATNRAIMIADQAGVPLYVVHVSCEEAHEAIRRARQKGMRVFGEPLVQHLTLDESEYAHPDWDHAARRVMSPPFRNRVHQDSLWAGLSSGSLQVVATDHCAFTTEQKRAGLGDFTKIPNGTGGLEDRLPVLWTRGVRTGRLTMNEFVAVTSTNIAKILNIYPRKGAILPGADADLVVFDPAATKTIRAAKQKSIIDYNVFEGVEVTGLPAITFSRGRIAYRDGEVLAEKGDGRFVERPANAPVNTALSTWKELVAPRKVERTGIPASGV, encoded by the coding sequence ATGACCATCGCCATCAAGGGCGGCACCGTCGTCACCGCCGACCGGACCTATCGCGCGGACGTCCTGATCGACGGCGAGATCATCGCCGCGGTCGGTGACGATCTGTCGGGTGACGAGACGATCGACGCCTCGGGGGCCTATGTCATGCCGGGCGGGATCGACCCGCACACGCATATGGAGATGCCCTTCATGGGCACCCACTCTGCCGAGGATTTCGACACCGGCACGGCGGCCGCGCTCTCCGGCGGCACGACGATGGCGGTCGACTTCTGCCTGCCGGCGCCGGGGCAGGGGCTGATCGAGGCCCTGCAGGAGTGGCACCAGAAGGCCGGCAAGGCGCGCACGGACTATTCCTTCCACATGGCGATCACCTGGTGGGGGCAGCAGGTCTTCGACGAGATGCCGAAGGTGGTGGCCGAGGGGGTCAACTCCTTCAAGCATTTCATGGCCTACAAGGGCGCCTTGATGGTGAACGACGACGAGATGTTCGCCTCGTTCTCGCGTTGCGCCGAGATCGGCGCGCTGCCGCTCGTCCATGCCGAGAACGGAGACGTCGTCGCCACGCTTCAGCAGAAGCTGATGGCCGCCGGCAACGACGGGCCGGAGGCGCACGCCTTCTCCCGCCCGCCCGAGGTGGAAGGCGAGGCGACCAACCGCGCCATCATGATCGCCGATCAGGCCGGCGTGCCGCTCTATGTCGTCCACGTTTCCTGCGAGGAGGCGCACGAGGCCATCCGCCGGGCGCGCCAGAAGGGCATGCGCGTCTTCGGCGAGCCGCTTGTGCAGCATCTGACGCTCGACGAGAGTGAGTACGCGCACCCGGACTGGGACCATGCGGCGCGCCGCGTGATGAGCCCGCCCTTCCGCAACCGCGTGCATCAGGATTCGCTTTGGGCGGGTCTCTCCTCCGGCTCGCTGCAGGTGGTGGCGACGGATCATTGCGCCTTCACAACGGAGCAGAAGCGCGCCGGCCTCGGCGACTTCACCAAGATCCCCAACGGAACCGGCGGGCTGGAGGATCGGCTGCCGGTCCTGTGGACGCGCGGCGTGCGCACCGGCCGCCTGACGATGAACGAGTTCGTCGCGGTTACCTCCACCAACATCGCCAAGATCCTGAACATCTACCCGAGGAAGGGAGCGATCCTGCCGGGGGCCGATGCCGATCTCGTCGTCTTCGACCCGGCCGCGACGAAGACGATCCGCGCCGCGAAGCAGAAGTCGATCATCGACTACAACGTCTTCGAGGGCGTCGAGGTCACAGGCCTTCCCGCCATCACCTTCTCACGCGGGCGCATCGCCTATCGCGACGGGGAGGTGCTGGCGGAGAAGGGCGATGGCCGCTTCGTCGAACGTCCGGCCAACGCGCCCGTGAACACCGCGCTTTCGACCTGGAAGGAACTCGTCGCCCCGCGCAAAGTCGAACGCACGGGCATCCCCGCAAGCGGTGTCTGA
- a CDS encoding gluconate 2-dehydrogenase subunit 3 family protein, with amino-acid sequence MTDLPGRPSRRSFLKGSAVTATLAGLSLPTKAQPAPEPVPLDQVEREYLEPAEWAFVMAACARLIPSEGEGPGAIECRVPVFIDRQLAGDFGAAADWYMAGPHNAAADPLLGWQTPLTPAEIYRQAIPVVDGWCRDNHGAVFAELDAQTQDSVLTALEGGDLPLAPEIRGFFTLIWQNTREGYFADPMYGGNHGMQAWVYIGFPGARGSYLEWVNKHNVEYPLGPVSISGERA; translated from the coding sequence ATGACCGATCTGCCGGGCCGCCCATCGCGGCGTTCCTTCCTCAAGGGCTCGGCGGTCACAGCGACCCTCGCCGGCCTGTCCCTCCCCACCAAGGCGCAGCCCGCGCCCGAGCCGGTGCCGCTCGACCAGGTCGAGCGCGAATATCTGGAACCGGCGGAATGGGCCTTCGTCATGGCCGCCTGCGCGCGGCTGATCCCATCGGAAGGTGAGGGGCCCGGCGCCATCGAATGCCGCGTACCCGTCTTCATCGACCGGCAGCTCGCGGGCGATTTCGGCGCGGCGGCGGACTGGTACATGGCGGGGCCGCACAATGCGGCGGCCGACCCGCTGCTCGGCTGGCAGACGCCACTGACGCCGGCCGAGATCTACCGGCAGGCGATCCCGGTGGTCGACGGCTGGTGCCGGGACAATCACGGGGCGGTCTTCGCCGAACTCGACGCGCAGACGCAGGACAGCGTCCTCACCGCGCTCGAAGGCGGCGATCTGCCGCTCGCGCCCGAAATCCGCGGCTTCTTCACGCTCATCTGGCAGAACACGCGCGAGGGCTATTTCGCGGACCCGATGTACGGCGGGAACCACGGCATGCAGGCCTGGGTCTATATCGGCTTTCCAGGTGCGCGCGGCTCGTATCTCGAGTGGGTCAACAAGCACAACGTGGAGTACCCGCTCGGACCCGTCTCGATCTCCGGCGAGAGGGCCTGA
- a CDS encoding GMC family oxidoreductase: MARTAERKDVVIIGLGWTGSILGMELANEGLEILALERGEDRNTVPDFKYPEVIDELKYAIRMGFMQKPRNSTLTIRRSLEETALPYRQLGSFLPGNGVGGAGIHWNGLNWRPMENEFRLRSYVEERFGAQIIPEDMTIQDWGVTYDELETHMDRFEYVAGISGQAGNINGRIIEGGNPFEAPRARDFPMPPLPNTYDSTLFREAASAMGYHPFTRPAANASQAYTNEYGMSLGPCNYCGFCERFGCLNYSKSSPQVCILDALKRKPNFQYRTHCDVLRIEKATDGLTSTGVTYFDEMANEEVFQPADLVIVAAYSLHNVHLLLLSQIGTPYDPVTGTGVVGKNYSYQMNGGTTLFFRDRFFNPFIGTGSNGVSIDDFAISQIDFAREGFIGGSYISSGTANGRPIAGFAMPSDTPKWGAGWKQGIGDWYGHSMSIGAHGSNMSYRDVYLDLDPTYTDRYGRALMRMTFNWKPNDIRMTQFMKSRIEEIATSMSPDLMQSSYKSDGAQYDVRPYQTTHNVGGAIMGADRNTSVLNRYLQSWDMHNVFVMGASAFPQNTQYNPTGAVGGLAYWAADAIRRDYLPNPRPLV; encoded by the coding sequence ATGGCGAGAACGGCCGAACGCAAGGACGTCGTCATCATCGGGCTCGGCTGGACCGGCTCGATCCTGGGTATGGAACTGGCGAACGAGGGTCTCGAGATCCTCGCGCTGGAGCGGGGCGAGGACCGCAACACGGTGCCGGACTTCAAGTATCCGGAGGTCATCGACGAGCTGAAATACGCGATCCGCATGGGTTTCATGCAGAAGCCACGCAATTCCACGCTGACCATCCGGCGTTCGCTTGAGGAAACCGCGCTGCCCTACCGCCAGCTCGGCTCCTTCCTGCCGGGCAATGGCGTCGGTGGAGCGGGCATCCATTGGAACGGCCTCAACTGGCGCCCGATGGAAAACGAGTTCCGGCTGCGTTCCTATGTCGAGGAGCGTTTTGGGGCGCAGATCATCCCCGAGGACATGACGATCCAGGACTGGGGCGTCACGTATGACGAACTCGAGACCCATATGGATCGGTTCGAGTATGTCGCGGGAATCTCGGGGCAGGCCGGCAACATCAACGGCCGCATCATCGAAGGTGGCAACCCGTTCGAGGCGCCGCGGGCGCGCGACTTTCCGATGCCGCCGCTGCCCAACACCTACGATTCGACGCTGTTCCGCGAGGCGGCGAGCGCGATGGGCTACCACCCGTTCACGCGGCCCGCGGCCAACGCCTCGCAGGCCTATACGAACGAATACGGGATGAGCCTCGGGCCGTGCAACTACTGCGGCTTCTGCGAGCGCTTCGGCTGTCTGAACTATTCCAAGTCCTCGCCGCAGGTGTGCATTCTCGACGCGCTGAAGCGCAAGCCGAACTTCCAGTACCGCACGCACTGCGACGTTCTGCGCATCGAGAAGGCGACGGACGGGCTGACCTCCACGGGCGTGACTTATTTCGACGAGATGGCGAACGAGGAGGTCTTCCAGCCGGCCGATCTCGTGATCGTGGCGGCCTATTCTCTCCACAACGTGCATCTCCTGCTGCTTTCGCAGATCGGCACGCCCTACGACCCGGTAACGGGCACCGGCGTCGTCGGCAAGAACTACTCATATCAGATGAACGGCGGCACGACGCTGTTCTTCCGCGACCGCTTCTTCAACCCCTTCATCGGCACCGGCTCGAACGGCGTGTCGATCGACGATTTCGCCATCAGCCAGATCGATTTCGCGCGAGAGGGCTTCATCGGCGGCAGCTACATCTCGTCGGGCACGGCCAACGGACGTCCGATCGCCGGCTTCGCCATGCCATCCGACACGCCGAAATGGGGCGCGGGCTGGAAGCAGGGCATCGGCGACTGGTACGGCCACTCGATGTCGATCGGCGCGCACGGGTCGAACATGTCCTATCGCGACGTCTATCTCGATCTCGACCCGACCTACACGGACCGATACGGGCGCGCATTGATGCGCATGACGTTCAACTGGAAGCCGAACGACATCCGCATGACGCAGTTCATGAAAAGCCGCATCGAGGAGATCGCCACCTCGATGTCACCGGACCTCATGCAGTCTTCCTACAAATCGGACGGCGCGCAGTACGACGTGCGGCCCTACCAGACGACGCACAATGTGGGCGGGGCGATCATGGGGGCGGACCGCAACACGTCCGTGCTGAACCGCTATCTGCAGAGCTGGGACATGCACAACGTCTTCGTGATGGGCGCGTCGGCCTTCCCCCAGAACACGCAGTACAATCCGACAGGGGCCGTCGGGGGGCTCGCCTACTGGGCCGCCGACGCCATCCGCCGGGACTATCTGCCCAACCCGCGTCCGCTGGTCTGA
- a CDS encoding cytochrome c — MKTALRILAALVVIGVVALAAIILVPPQLTPPQEELAADWAPEPGQGQYASRMADCAACHTAEGGAPYAGGREIHSPMGTIYSSNITPSETAGIGGWTLEDFRASLVDGIGKGGVHLYPAMPYENYRKLSEEDIRAMYAYFMEEVQAVDEPVEETALSFPFDQRWGIRLWNWVALDEPGFQPNMADPVLARGEYLVEGPGHCAACHSPRNLIMAQDGTETTDASYLTGGEIDGWSAPDLRGPDSAPQSWSAEDLRQYLMTGRNSRSAVAGEMSLVVEHSLQYLTAEDAEAMVAYLREIGTEGPAPAEPAEVADDQAGGTVVRLDAATEGTAAMLTEASPDMDLGARLYLDNCNACHFTDGRGAPQVFPQLDGNSLVTAPQTAGLIDVILHGAKLPSTAERPQELEMPGFGHRLSDDEVAALATFLRSAWSNEAGAVSAADVAAERGDPAPAQ; from the coding sequence ATGAAGACCGCTCTTCGCATCCTCGCCGCCCTCGTCGTGATCGGCGTCGTGGCGCTCGCCGCCATCATCCTCGTGCCGCCACAGCTCACCCCACCGCAGGAAGAGCTCGCCGCGGACTGGGCGCCCGAGCCCGGCCAGGGCCAGTACGCCTCGCGAATGGCAGATTGCGCGGCCTGCCATACCGCCGAGGGCGGTGCGCCCTATGCCGGCGGGCGCGAGATCCACAGCCCGATGGGCACGATCTACTCCTCCAACATCACGCCGAGCGAGACGGCGGGCATCGGCGGCTGGACGCTCGAGGATTTCCGGGCCTCGCTCGTCGACGGCATCGGCAAGGGTGGCGTCCACCTGTACCCGGCCATGCCCTACGAGAACTATCGCAAGCTGTCCGAAGAGGACATCCGCGCGATGTACGCCTACTTCATGGAGGAGGTGCAGGCGGTGGACGAGCCGGTCGAGGAAACCGCGCTGTCCTTCCCCTTCGACCAGCGCTGGGGCATCCGGCTGTGGAACTGGGTGGCACTCGATGAGCCGGGCTTCCAGCCCAACATGGCCGATCCCGTCCTGGCGCGCGGCGAGTATCTCGTCGAGGGCCCGGGCCACTGCGCGGCCTGCCACAGCCCCCGCAACCTCATCATGGCGCAGGACGGCACCGAGACGACCGATGCAAGCTATCTCACCGGTGGCGAGATCGACGGGTGGTCCGCTCCGGACCTTCGCGGGCCGGACAGCGCGCCGCAATCCTGGTCGGCGGAAGACCTGCGCCAGTACCTGATGACCGGTCGCAACAGCCGTTCGGCGGTGGCGGGCGAGATGAGCCTCGTGGTCGAGCACTCGCTCCAGTATCTGACAGCCGAGGACGCCGAGGCGATGGTCGCCTATCTGCGCGAGATCGGCACCGAGGGGCCGGCGCCCGCCGAACCGGCGGAGGTCGCCGACGATCAGGCCGGCGGGACCGTGGTTCGGCTCGACGCGGCAACGGAGGGGACCGCGGCGATGCTGACCGAGGCGAGCCCCGACATGGACCTCGGCGCCCGGCTTTATCTCGACAACTGCAACGCCTGCCATTTCACCGACGGGCGCGGCGCGCCGCAGGTGTTCCCGCAGCTCGACGGCAATTCGCTCGTCACCGCGCCGCAGACGGCGGGTCTGATCGACGTCATCCTGCATGGCGCCAAACTGCCGAGCACCGCCGAGCGCCCGCAGGAGCTCGAAATGCCGGGCTTCGGCCATCGCCTTTCGGACGACGAGGTCGCCGCGCTGGCAACCTTCCTGCGCAGCGCATGGTCGAACGAGGCCGGTGCCGTTTCGGCGGCAGACGTCGCGGCGGAACGCGGTGACCCGGCGCCGGCGCAATAG